A single Salmo salar chromosome ssa19, Ssal_v3.1, whole genome shotgun sequence DNA region contains:
- the kcnh6b gene encoding potassium voltage-gated channel subfamily H member 6 has translation MKTWGTANRAPPPFKPDMLSPPASRVELLASAKVKERTQNVTEKVTQVLSLGADVLPEYKIKAPVTHAWTMLHYSPVKAAWDWVILLLVLYTALFTPYSAAFLLDERGDSLRRRCGYTCNPLNVVDLMVDVLFIVDIGINFRTTFVNPNDEVVTQPWKIAVHYLKGWFAIDLVAALPFDLLIFRSGSDEMATLIGLLKTARLLRLVRVARKLDRYSEYGAAVLFLLMCTFVLIAHWLACIWYAVGYVERPYTETGWLDNLAEQLGKAYNASEPGSGPSAKDYYITALYFTFSSLTSVGFGNVSPNTNSEKLFSICVMVIGSLMYASIFGNVSAIIQRLYSGTTRYHTQMLRVKEFIRFHQIPSGLRNRLEEYFQHAWSYTNGIDMNAVLKGFPECLQADICLHLNRSLLQNCKAFRGGSKACLRALAMCFKTVHAPPGDTLIHSGDILNSLFFITRGTIQVTHDDVVVAILGKNDIFGEPIHMYAEPGKSNSDVRAITYCDLHRIQRDDLLEVLDIYPGFADNFWANLEFTFDLRDADQVPPILLADDSGDDCGYSRSKPRHRGHSLDCRNGPDGMDQDDPYPYRQRHLAPQPHWEEGCSCESPCSQSSEDLNKPLTQGGKVELYPPDDDWLEYSPSVVRLKPPSGSTVGREAPMDRAQPATSNLSPNMSGYVQYWPERQSVQYSNRQWRSSSVRTSYHPPPFTEERPSELESRLELLQSQLNRLEIQMTADINVILQLLQRQITPVPPAYSTVSAIDSPGLYGTGAPVLHTMYQIPPIQMDNQASTQSSAQPDLKLPLKSQESLSSGIHLTVESDDTMSVTPEMEPTVSLSSQPTVKRSLSLMETSRLSGSLRFPSLPGNLDASGQVEIQKHLSDPLLSVT, from the exons GTTCTATCTCTGGGTGCTGACGTCCTACCGGAGTACAAAATCAAGGCCCCAGTCACCCACGCATGGACCATGctgcactacagccctgtcaaagCGGCGTGGGACTGGGTCATCCTCCTCCTGGTCCTCTACACAGCCCTCTTCACCCCCTACTCGGCCGCCTTCCTATTGGATGAGCGTGGGGACTCGCTGCGACGGCGTTGCGGCTATACCTGCAATCCACTAAACGTGGTGGACCTCATGGTGGATGTGCTGTTCATCGTGGATATCGGGATCAACTTTCGCACAACGTTCGTCAACCCCAACGACGAGGTGGTGACCCAGCCGTGGAAGATCGCTGTGCATTACCTCAAGGGGTGGTTTGCCATCGACCTGGTGGCCGCCCTACCCTTCGACCTGCTTATCTTCCGCTCAGGGTCTGACGAG ATGGCCACCTTGATTGGCCTGCTGAAAACAGCGCGGCTGCTTCGGTTGGTTCGTGTGGCGCGGAAGCTCGACCGCTACTCGGAGTACGGGGCAGCTGTCCTCTTCCTGCTCATGTGCACCTTTGTGCTCATCGCCCATTGGCTGGCCTGTATCTGGTACGCTGTTGGCTACGTGGAGCGGCCCTACACTGAGACAGGTTGGCTGGACAACCTGGCTGAGCAGCTGGGCAAGGCGTACAACGCAAGTGAACCTGGCTCGGGTCCGTCCGCTAAGGACTattacatcactgcactctacttTACCTTCAGCAGCTTGACCAGTGTGGGCTTTGGGAACGTCTCCCCCAACACCAACTCAGAGAAGCTCTTCTCCATCTGTGTTATGGTTATTGGCT CTCTCATGTACGCCAGCATCTTTGGAAACGTGTCGGCCATCATCCAGCGCCTATACTCAGGGACGACGCGCTACCACACCCAGATGCTGCGGGTCAAGGAGTTTATCCGCTTCCACCAGATCCCCAGCGGGCTTCGCAATCGCCTGGAGGAGTACTTCCAGCACGCCTGGTCCTACACCAATGGCATTGACATGAATGCA GTGCTGAAGGGTTTTCCAGAGTGCTTGCAGGCTGATATATGTCTGCACCTGAACCGCAGTCTGCTGCAAAACTGCAAGGCGTTCCGGGGGGGCAGCAAGGCCTGTCTGCGGGCTCTGGCAATGTGCTTCAAGACTGTGCATGCCCCACCAGGGGATACACTCATCCACTCTGGAGACATCCTCAACTCTCTCTTCTTCATCACTCGCGGTACCATCCAGGTCACCCATGATGATGTTGTGGTGGCCATACTGG GGAAGAATGACATCTTTGGGGAGCCTATCCACATGTATGCAGAGCCAGGCAAGTCCAACTCTGACGTGCGCGCCATCACTTACTGTGACCTGCACCGGATTCAGAGGGATGACCTGCTCGAAGTTCTAGACATTTATCCAGGCTTTGCCGACAACTTTTGGGCAAACTTGGAGTTCACCTTTGACCTACGAGAc GCTGACCAGGTCCCACCAATACTGTTGGCTGATGATTCTGGTGATGATTGTGGATACAGTCGTAGTAAGCCACGACACAGGGGACACTCCCTGGACTGTCGCAACGGTCCTG ACGGCATGGACCAGGACGACCCGTACCCCTACCGCCAACGCCATTTGGCCCCACAGCCCCACTGGGAAGAGGGCTGCAGCTGTGAGTCGCCTTGCTCCCAGTCCAGCGAGGACCTAAACAAGCCCCTAACCCAAGGGGGTAAGGTGGAGCTGTACCCTCCGGACGACGATTGGCTGGAATACTCCCCCTCAGTGGTGCGGCTGAAGCCCCCTAGTGGCTCCACAGTGGGCAGAGAGGCCCCCATGGACAGGGCTCAACCAG CCACCTCTAACCTCTCACCGAACATGTCTGGGTATGTTCAATACTGGCCAGAGAGGCAGTCGGTCCAGTACTCCAACAGGCAGTGGCGCTCCTCTTCGGTTCGGACCTCATACCACCCGCCCCCGTTCACAGAGGAGAGGCCCAGTGAGCTGGAGTCCCGACTGGAACTACTACAGTCACAGCTTAACAG ACTGGAGATTCAAATGACTGCCGATATCAACGTCATCCTGCAGCTGCTCCAAAGGCAGATAACGCCGGTACCGCCCGCTTACAGCACTGTGTCAGCCATAGACTCACCTGGCCTATATGGGACGGGAGCGCCAGTGTTGCACACCATGTACCAGATCCCACCCATACAGATGGACAACCAAGCATCCACGCAG AGCTCTGCCCAGCCTGACCTCAAATTACCCCTGAAATCCCAGGAGTCGCTGTCCAGCGGTATCCATCTGACTGTAGAGTCCGACGACACCATGTCCGTCACCCCAGAGATGGAGCCGACCGTGTCACTCTCCTCCCAGCCGACGGTCAAACGGTCACTGTCTCTCATGGAAACATCCAGACTAAGTGGCAGCCTCCGCTTTCCCTCATTGCCCGGGAACCTGGACGCCTCAGGGCAGGTGGAGATCCAGAAACATCTCTCAGATCCTTTGCTTTCTGTGACCTAA